From the genome of Mustela lutreola isolate mMusLut2 chromosome 16, mMusLut2.pri, whole genome shotgun sequence, one region includes:
- the CTU2 gene encoding cytoplasmic tRNA 2-thiolation protein 2 isoform X3 — protein sequence MVWQVLEGLSRDSAKRLRFVPGVVYVDEGAACGRSWEDRAKTLTDVRQILQTLGFPWHIVSLEEVFALPPSVLRCSAQDPVGTVGTYKVAVDSFLQQQRTLAAEGLRGSPSSAQGEEQPSQPCTQDSQDPVGPPPAAQTEALSQLFNSVKTLTAKEELLQTLRTHLILHVARTHGYSKVMTGDSCTRLAIKLMTSLALGRGAFLAWDTGFSDERHGDVVVVRPMREHTLKEVAFYNRLFAVPSVCTPAVDTKASEKASIHRLMEGFLLRLQAQFPSTVSTVYRLPLGPVSHTLRTSEKLVKAPRDGCAAGPRCLLCMCSLDVDSADSATAFGAQTQDFSQTPPPTPRAEAGAPAGPCCAAGLGGAPNCWQGTRPCGREGSRAHVIEQLCYACRVTMKDVPSLDPLPPYILAEAQLRSQRPSAEIQECLVENSDDEAPASGSGARGPPEQEGKEARAACDCINKNFFN from the exons GGCCTGAGTCGAGATTCTGCCAAAAGACTGCGTTTTGTGCCAGGGGTCGTGTATGTGGATG AGGGGGCAGCTTGTGGCCGGAGCTGGGAGGACAGAGCAAAAACCCTGACCGACGTGCGGCAGATCCTGCAGACCCTCGGCTTTCCGTGGCACATTGTCAGCTTGGAAGAG GTGTTTGCTCTGCCGCCGTCTGTGCTGCGCTGCTCTGCCCAGGACCCAGTGGGGACCGTGGGGACCTACAAGGTGGCTGTGGACAGTTTTCTGCAGCAGCAACGTACGCTGGCAGCTGAGGGGCTCAGGGGTAGCCCCAGCTCAGCCCAGGGGGAGGAACAACCGAGCCAGCCCTGTACCCAGGACTCCCAGGACCCGGTTGGGCCACCGCCAGCGGCCCAGACCGAGGCTCTGTCCCAGCTCTTTAACTCTGTGAAGACGTTGACGGCCAAAGAGGAGCTTCTGCAGACCCTGCG GACCCACCTGATCCTGCACGTGGCCCGGACCCATGGCTACTCCAAGGTGATGACAGGGGACAGCTGCACACGCTTGGCTATCAAGCTCATGACCAGCCTGGCTCTGGGGAGAGGGGCCTTTCTCGCCTGGGACACG GGCTTCTCGGATGAGCGGCACGGCGACGTGGTGGTGGTGCGGCCCATGCGCGAGCACACGCTGAAGGAGGTGGCCTTCTACAACCGCCTGTTCGCGGTTCCCTCCGTCTGCACGCCCGCCGTCGACACCAAG GCTTCCGAAAAGGCCAGCATCCACCGGCTGATGGAGGGCTTCCTGCTTCGGCTACAGGCCCAGTTCCCCTCTACGGTCAGCACTGTGTACAG GCTGCCTTTGGGCCCTGTCTCCCACACCCTCAGGACCAGTGAGAAGCTGGTCAAGGCCCCGAGGGATGGCTGTGCCGCTGGCCCCCGCTGCCTGCTCTGTATGTGCTCGCTGGACGTTGACAGTGCTG ATAGTGCCACAGCTTTTGGGGCTCAGACCCAGGATTTCTCGCAgacgccaccccccaccccacgggCTGAGGCTGGGGCACCTGCAGGGCCCTGCTGTGCTGCGGGCCTGGGCGGGGCCCCAAACTGTTGGCAGGGGACCAGGCCCTGCGGGAG GGAGGGTTCCCGAGCCCATGTCATCGAGCAGCTGTGCTACGCCTGCCGCGTGACCATGAAGGACGTG CCGAGTTTGGACCCCCTGCCCCCTTACATCTTGGCCGAGGCCCAGCTTCGAAGCCAGAG GCCCTCGGCGGAGATCCAGGAGTGTCTGGTGGAGAACAGTGACGATGAGGCACCCGCCAGCGGGAGTGGAGCCCGGGGCCCCCCGGAGCAGGAGGGCAAGGAGGCGCGGGCAGCATGTGAttgtataaataaaaacttctttaatTAG